A stretch of Candidatus Krumholzibacteriota bacterium DNA encodes these proteins:
- the rplC gene encoding 50S ribosomal protein L3: MIGLIGRKIGMSQIFDEEGAVIPVSVIEAGPCPVVQVKTMEKDGYNAVQIGFGLMRPTRANLPKLGHFRKANLPPYRYLQEFRVDNPEEFTEGQLIDVSIFKDIATLDVSGKTKGKGFQGVIKRHGFSGGRKTHGSNSHRVPGSIGMAAYPSRVLKGTKLPGRTGHSMKHVRNLKIVEVDTDNNLLLVKGAVPGARNTVLRLTTPHQK, encoded by the coding sequence ATGATTGGGTTGATCGGCAGGAAAATCGGAATGAGCCAGATCTTTGACGAGGAAGGCGCAGTGATTCCCGTGTCTGTCATCGAAGCGGGGCCCTGTCCCGTGGTACAGGTGAAGACCATGGAAAAAGACGGATACAACGCGGTCCAGATCGGTTTTGGACTGATGCGTCCGACTCGCGCCAACCTTCCAAAGCTTGGTCATTTTCGAAAAGCGAACCTCCCGCCCTACCGTTACCTGCAGGAATTCAGGGTTGATAACCCTGAAGAATTCACCGAGGGACAGTTGATTGACGTCAGCATATTCAAGGATATCGCGACTCTCGATGTCTCCGGAAAGACCAAGGGTAAAGGGTTCCAGGGAGTGATAAAAAGACACGGATTCTCGGGGGGAAGAAAGACCCATGGGTCTAATTCGCACAGAGTCCCCGGATCGATAGGTATGGCTGCGTATCCGTCAAGAGTCCTGAAAGGAACGAAGTTGCCCGGGCGCACGGGTCACAGTATGAAGCATGTCAGGAACCTCAAGATCGTAGAGGTGGATACTGACAACAACCTTTTGTTGGTTAAGGGAGCAGTGCCTGGAGCGAGGAATACGGTCCTGAGGCTTACGACTCCTCACCAGAAGTAA
- the rplB gene encoding 50S ribosomal protein L2 has protein sequence MALKKFKPTTPTLRFKTVTDYSVLTKKEPEKSLLEPMKSSGGRNNSGHITMRRMGGGHKRRFRRIDFKREKHGIPARVVSLEYDPNRSAFISLLSYVDGEKRYIVAPHGIKEGDVLVSGPESDIHPGNALPLEKIPTGLYVHNIEMVAGKGAQMVRSAGSYAQLMAKEGNYVQLRLPSGEIRMVRKECYATIGQVSNIDHENVSIGKAGRARWMGNRPKVRGVAMNPVDHPLGGGEGRTSGGRHPVTPWGKPTKGYKTRKKNKASNKFIVHKRKKK, from the coding sequence ATGGCACTAAAGAAGTTTAAACCGACGACTCCGACTCTTCGGTTCAAGACAGTAACGGATTATTCTGTCCTTACGAAAAAGGAGCCGGAAAAGTCCCTCCTTGAGCCGATGAAGAGCAGTGGAGGCCGTAACAACAGCGGCCACATTACGATGCGACGCATGGGCGGAGGGCACAAAAGGAGATTCCGCAGGATCGATTTCAAAAGGGAGAAACACGGCATCCCGGCAAGAGTCGTTTCCCTCGAATATGATCCGAACCGCTCGGCCTTTATATCTCTTTTGAGTTATGTCGATGGCGAGAAGCGCTACATCGTCGCGCCTCACGGGATAAAAGAAGGAGACGTGCTGGTCTCCGGGCCGGAATCGGATATTCATCCGGGCAATGCTCTTCCGCTTGAGAAGATCCCGACAGGTCTCTACGTCCATAATATAGAGATGGTCGCGGGCAAGGGCGCCCAGATGGTCAGAAGCGCGGGATCGTACGCGCAGTTGATGGCGAAGGAAGGAAATTACGTTCAGCTTAGGCTTCCTTCGGGCGAGATCAGGATGGTTCGCAAGGAATGCTACGCTACGATCGGCCAGGTAAGCAATATAGATCATGAGAACGTAAGTATCGGTAAAGCTGGAAGAGCGAGATGGATGGGAAACAGGCCCAAGGTCAGGGGCGTAGCGATGAACCCCGTCGATCACCCACTCGGAGGCGGAGAAGGACGCACAAGCGGAGGCCGCCATCCCGTAACGCCGTGGGGTAAACCGACCAAAGGGTACAAGACGAGGAAGAAAAACAAGGCTTCGAACAAATTCATCGTTCACAAGAGGAAGAAGAAGTAG
- the rpsJ gene encoding 30S ribosomal protein S10 — MEGQNIRIKLKAYEHSMLDRSAEVIVKTALRTGSEVSGPIPLPTKRTVYTVLRSPHVNKKSREQFEIRVHKRLIWITNVTAKAVDALQKLDLPAGVDIEIKV; from the coding sequence GTGGAAGGTCAGAATATTAGAATTAAACTGAAGGCGTATGAACACTCTATGCTGGATCGAAGTGCCGAAGTGATCGTAAAAACGGCTCTTAGAACCGGTTCAGAAGTGTCCGGGCCGATACCTCTTCCGACGAAGAGGACTGTTTACACTGTTCTTCGTTCGCCTCATGTAAACAAGAAGTCCCGGGAGCAGTTCGAGATAAGGGTGCACAAGCGCCTTATCTGGATTACTAATGTTACCGCAAAGGCAGTGGATGCGCTTCAGAAGCTCGATCTCCCCGCCGGTGTGGATATTGAGATCAAAGTCTGA
- the rplV gene encoding 50S ribosomal protein L22 produces MEARAIARQIRVSPRKARIVIDLVRGQSVDKALEILRFSNKAVARRVEKTVASAMHNLAGKFEHPVEPSEMNVKEIFVDEGRTMYRIRPRAQGRAFRIRKRSSNITVIVDYKGELDNQ; encoded by the coding sequence ATGGAAGCACGCGCTATAGCGCGGCAGATCAGGGTGTCGCCGAGGAAAGCAAGGATCGTTATCGACCTTGTCCGGGGGCAGTCGGTTGATAAGGCCCTGGAGATACTCAGGTTCTCCAATAAAGCGGTCGCGCGCCGGGTTGAGAAGACAGTCGCATCGGCTATGCATAATCTGGCAGGGAAATTCGAGCATCCTGTCGAGCCGTCCGAAATGAACGTAAAAGAGATTTTTGTCGATGAAGGCAGGACGATGTACCGTATCAGGCCGCGAGCCCAGGGCCGCGCCTTCAGGATCCGTAAACGAAGCAGCAATATTACGGTTATCGTAGATTACAAGGGCGAACTGGATAATCAGTAA
- the rplW gene encoding 50S ribosomal protein L23 produces the protein MADIRKIIFKPVITERSTVLKEADNKFVFEVDPRANKREIKTAIEKLFKVSVKEVRTSIVRGKVKTTFMKSGRFTGKRPDRKKAFVTLAKGESIDIFDQV, from the coding sequence ATGGCAGACATCAGGAAGATAATATTTAAACCCGTGATCACTGAGCGCAGCACGGTCCTTAAGGAAGCAGACAACAAATTCGTCTTTGAGGTCGATCCGAGAGCCAACAAGCGGGAGATCAAGACGGCGATAGAAAAACTTTTCAAAGTCTCGGTCAAGGAAGTAAGGACAAGCATCGTGCGCGGGAAAGTCAAGACGACTTTCATGAAATCGGGAAGATTCACTGGTAAACGTCCCGACAGGAAGAAGGCTTTTGTTACTTTAGCAAAGGGTGAGAGTATAGATATCTTTGACCAGGTATAA
- the rpsS gene encoding 30S ribosomal protein S19: MTRSIKKGPYISEKLFAKIEKMNDMGDKKVIKTWARRSTISPEFVGHTLAIHNGKKFVPVFITENMVGHKVGEFVPTRTYRGHRNKK, encoded by the coding sequence ATGACCAGATCAATAAAAAAAGGTCCCTATATCAGTGAAAAGCTTTTCGCGAAGATCGAGAAGATGAATGATATGGGGGATAAGAAAGTGATCAAGACCTGGGCGAGAAGATCGACGATCTCCCCCGAGTTCGTCGGGCATACGCTTGCGATCCATAACGGCAAGAAATTCGTGCCGGTCTTCATTACCGAGAATATGGTTGGTCACAAGGTCGGAGAGTTTGTTCCGACGAGGACCTACAGAGGACACAGGAACAAGAAGTAA
- the rplD gene encoding 50S ribosomal protein L4: MNANLYDFSGDLKGKIDLPESLFGGDVNKSVLYDAVRMYLANRRSGSAKTKERGEVSFSNVKPYRQKGTGRARAGRRSSPIWRGGGTVFGPKPRDYRFSVPKKVKRLALKSALADKGKEEKVAVVEGVSVEAPKTKRFAEFLKSSGLAGKKILFVTESFDDNTYRSMRNIAGFEFIVSKNINAYEILKADTLLITKEALSKLEEVFV; the protein is encoded by the coding sequence GTGAATGCGAATTTATATGATTTCAGTGGTGATCTGAAAGGGAAGATCGATCTTCCGGAATCGCTTTTTGGCGGCGATGTCAACAAGTCGGTACTGTATGACGCTGTCCGCATGTACCTTGCGAACAGGCGAAGCGGAAGCGCCAAGACCAAGGAGCGCGGGGAAGTCAGTTTCAGCAATGTCAAGCCGTATAGACAGAAGGGTACTGGAAGAGCAAGAGCCGGAAGGCGCTCTTCTCCGATCTGGAGAGGCGGCGGAACGGTATTCGGTCCCAAACCGAGAGATTACAGGTTCTCGGTTCCCAAGAAGGTCAAAAGGCTTGCTTTGAAATCGGCACTCGCTGACAAGGGTAAGGAAGAAAAAGTGGCGGTTGTCGAGGGTGTCTCGGTGGAAGCTCCAAAGACGAAAAGGTTCGCGGAGTTTTTGAAGTCATCCGGGCTGGCTGGAAAGAAGATACTTTTCGTCACCGAATCGTTCGACGACAACACCTACAGGTCGATGCGAAACATCGCGGGATTCGAGTTTATCGTCAGTAAAAACATCAACGCCTACGAGATATTGAAGGCCGATACGCTTCTGATTACGAAGGAAGCCCTTTCGAAGCTCGAGGAGGTGTTCGTCTAA
- a CDS encoding elongation factor Tu — IAMEKELRFAIREGGRTVGAGVVTEIIE; from the coding sequence ATAGCGATGGAGAAAGAGCTCAGGTTCGCGATCCGCGAGGGCGGAAGGACTGTTGGCGCCGGCGTAGTTACCGAGATCATTGAATAG